A region of Streptomyces sp. NBC_01267 DNA encodes the following proteins:
- the cimA gene encoding citramalate synthase — translation MTTEAKATDDSFHVFDTTLRDGAQREGINLTVSDKLTIARHLDDFGVGFIEGGWPGANPRDTEFFARARTEIDFKHAELVAFGATRRPNTPAENDPQLKALLDSGAPVITLVAKSHDRHVELALRTTLEENLAMVRDSVTYLRAQGRRVFLDCEHFFDGYKVNPEYAKSVVRAAAEAGADVVILCDTNGGMLPAQIQAVVATVLADTGARLGIHAQDDTGCAVANTLAAVDAGATHVQCTANGYGERVGNANLFPVVAALELKYGKTVVPEGALAEMTRISHAIAEVVNLTPSTHQPYVGVSAFAHKAGLHASAIKVDPDLYQHIAPEQVGNTMRMLVSDMAGRASIELKGKELGIDLSGDRELVGRVVDRVKERELQGYTYEAADASFELLLREEAEGRARRYFRVESWRAIVETRPDGTHANEATVKLWAKSERIVATAEGNGPVNALDRALRVALERIYPQLAKLQLTDYKVRILEGRQGTDSTTRVLITTSDGEGDWSTVGVAENVIAASWQSLEDAYTYGLLRAGVEPLE, via the coding sequence ATGACCACAGAGGCCAAGGCCACGGACGACAGTTTCCATGTCTTCGACACCACGCTGCGCGACGGGGCCCAGCGCGAAGGCATCAACCTCACTGTCTCGGACAAGCTGACGATCGCCCGGCACCTCGATGACTTCGGTGTGGGCTTCATCGAGGGCGGCTGGCCCGGCGCCAACCCCCGCGACACGGAGTTCTTCGCCCGCGCCCGGACCGAGATCGACTTCAAGCACGCGGAGCTGGTCGCCTTCGGCGCCACCCGCAGGCCGAACACCCCCGCCGAGAACGACCCGCAGCTCAAGGCGCTCCTCGACTCGGGCGCCCCGGTGATCACCCTCGTCGCCAAGTCCCACGACCGGCATGTGGAACTGGCCCTGCGCACCACCCTCGAAGAGAACCTGGCCATGGTGCGGGACTCCGTCACCTACCTCCGTGCCCAGGGCCGCCGGGTCTTCCTCGACTGCGAGCACTTCTTCGACGGTTACAAGGTCAACCCGGAGTACGCGAAGTCCGTCGTACGGGCCGCTGCCGAGGCCGGCGCCGACGTGGTCATCCTCTGCGACACCAACGGCGGGATGCTGCCCGCCCAGATCCAGGCCGTCGTGGCCACGGTCCTCGCCGACACCGGCGCGCGCCTGGGCATCCACGCCCAGGACGACACCGGCTGCGCCGTCGCCAACACCCTGGCCGCGGTGGACGCGGGCGCGACCCACGTGCAGTGCACGGCGAACGGCTACGGCGAGCGCGTCGGCAACGCCAACCTCTTCCCGGTCGTCGCCGCGCTGGAACTCAAGTACGGCAAGACCGTCGTCCCCGAGGGCGCGCTGGCCGAGATGACCCGTATCTCGCACGCCATCGCCGAGGTCGTCAACCTCACCCCCTCCACCCACCAGCCGTACGTGGGCGTCTCCGCCTTCGCGCACAAGGCCGGGCTGCACGCCTCCGCGATCAAGGTCGACCCCGACCTGTACCAGCACATCGCCCCCGAGCAGGTCGGCAACACCATGCGGATGCTGGTCTCCGACATGGCGGGCCGCGCGTCGATCGAGCTGAAGGGCAAGGAGCTCGGCATCGACCTGAGCGGCGACCGCGAGCTGGTCGGCCGCGTCGTCGACCGGGTCAAGGAGCGTGAACTCCAGGGCTACACCTACGAAGCCGCCGACGCCTCCTTCGAACTGCTGCTCCGCGAGGAGGCCGAGGGGCGCGCCCGCCGCTACTTCCGCGTCGAGTCCTGGCGCGCGATCGTGGAGACCCGCCCCGACGGTACGCACGCCAACGAGGCGACGGTGAAGCTCTGGGCGAAGAGCGAGCGCATCGTGGCCACCGCGGAGGGCAACGGCCCGGTCAACGCACTGGACCGGGCGCTCCGGGTGGCCCTGGAGCGGATCTACCCGCAGCTCGCGAAGTTGCAGCTGACCGACTACAAGGTCCGCATCCTGGAGGGCAGGCAGGGCACGGACTCCACGACCCGGGTACTGATCACCACGAGCGACGGCGAAGGCGACTGGTCGACGGTGGGCGTCGCGGAGAACGTGATCGCGGCGTCCTGGCAGTCGCTGGAGGACGCGTACACGTACGGCCTGCTGCGGGCGGGCGTCGAACCGCTGGAGTAA
- a CDS encoding TetR/AcrR family transcriptional regulator, giving the protein MNEPAARARKNAPPRESVLAAAMASIADRGLEKLTMAGLGREVGMSSGHLLYYFRTKDELLLQTLEWSEEQLGMDRRSALARQVPVRERLDAFVDLYIPAGPRDPHWSLWLELWNRAHGVDDDTRARLLDIELSWHRDLVALLVEGASRGELKAVDTERFATRIRALLDGFSTHVAMALPGSDRAQVLAHVGEFLDEALG; this is encoded by the coding sequence ATGAACGAACCGGCGGCCCGCGCGCGCAAGAACGCCCCGCCCCGTGAGAGCGTCCTGGCCGCCGCCATGGCGAGCATCGCCGACCGCGGTCTGGAGAAACTCACCATGGCGGGGCTCGGCCGCGAGGTCGGGATGAGCAGCGGGCACCTCCTCTACTACTTCCGCACCAAGGACGAACTGCTCCTCCAGACCCTCGAATGGAGCGAGGAGCAGCTCGGCATGGACCGCCGGTCGGCACTGGCCCGGCAGGTTCCGGTCCGCGAACGGCTCGACGCCTTCGTCGACCTGTACATCCCGGCGGGGCCCCGTGACCCGCACTGGTCGCTCTGGCTCGAACTGTGGAACCGCGCGCACGGTGTGGACGACGACACCCGCGCGCGGCTCCTCGACATCGAGCTGTCCTGGCACCGCGACCTGGTCGCCCTGCTGGTCGAGGGCGCCTCGCGCGGTGAGCTGAAGGCCGTGGACACCGAGCGGTTCGCCACCCGGATAAGGGCGCTGCTCGACGGATTCAGCACCCATGTCGCGATGGCGCTGCCCGGTTCGGACCGGGCCCAGGTCCTGGCCCACGTGGGGGAGTTCCTCGACGAGGCACTCGGCTGA
- a CDS encoding amidase, producing the protein MDREIQAFVPEPARTERIAAETAAVTTRWPDPADRPPLFGVPVGIKDIIQVDTLPTRAGSALPPEALAGRQATVVDRLRAAGAVVAGKTVTAEFAVLAPGPTRNPHNLAHTPGGSSSGSAAAVAAGMVPLAVGTQTVGSVIRPGAYCGVAAFKPTYGRIPVDGVIANAPSFDTLGLFAADVAGLAPAAAVVCDNWRPAVPTTELPVLGIPEGPYLEHAEPDALDAFRIQVDRLEAAGHLVRRIAVMTNFEQVRAQLFTMNRYEVARTHADWFAEYGELYRPETAQAIRAGQLITEVEYARAQRERVAFRDRMAAAMADIDLWITPSATGPAPKGLATTGSSVMSLPWSNAGLPSLNVPAGVAGNGLPLGVQCVAAAGRDEELLGWGPAIEATLR; encoded by the coding sequence ATGGACCGTGAGATACAGGCTTTCGTTCCCGAACCGGCCCGCACCGAACGGATCGCGGCCGAGACCGCCGCAGTCACCACCCGCTGGCCCGACCCCGCCGACCGGCCGCCGCTGTTCGGCGTCCCGGTCGGTATCAAGGACATCATCCAGGTCGACACCCTACCCACCAGGGCCGGTTCGGCCCTCCCACCGGAGGCACTGGCCGGACGGCAGGCCACCGTCGTCGACCGGCTGCGCGCGGCGGGAGCCGTGGTCGCGGGGAAGACGGTGACGGCGGAGTTCGCCGTACTGGCGCCGGGGCCGACCCGCAACCCGCACAACCTCGCGCACACACCCGGCGGATCGAGCAGCGGTTCGGCCGCGGCGGTCGCCGCCGGAATGGTTCCGCTGGCCGTGGGGACCCAGACCGTCGGCTCGGTGATCCGGCCCGGCGCGTACTGCGGAGTGGCCGCCTTCAAACCGACGTACGGGCGCATCCCTGTCGACGGCGTCATCGCGAACGCCCCGAGCTTCGACACCCTGGGGCTCTTCGCGGCGGATGTGGCGGGCCTGGCTCCGGCCGCCGCGGTGGTCTGCGACAACTGGCGCCCTGCCGTGCCCACGACGGAACTCCCGGTGCTGGGCATCCCGGAGGGCCCCTATCTGGAACACGCCGAACCCGATGCGCTCGACGCCTTCCGGATCCAGGTGGACCGGCTCGAAGCGGCCGGGCACCTGGTACGGCGGATCGCCGTGATGACCAACTTCGAGCAGGTCAGGGCCCAGCTCTTCACGATGAACCGCTACGAGGTGGCCCGCACGCACGCCGACTGGTTCGCGGAGTACGGCGAGCTGTACCGGCCCGAGACGGCGCAGGCGATCCGCGCCGGGCAGCTCATCACGGAGGTGGAGTACGCACGCGCGCAGCGGGAGCGGGTGGCGTTCCGTGACCGGATGGCGGCGGCGATGGCGGACATCGACCTGTGGATCACCCCGTCGGCGACGGGTCCCGCGCCGAAGGGGCTGGCCACGACCGGAAGTTCGGTGATGTCCCTGCCGTGGAGCAACGCGGGGCTGCCGTCGCTGAACGTCCCGGCCGGGGTGGCGGGGAACGGTCTGCCGCTCGGTGTGCAGTGCGTGGCCGCGGCCGGGCGGGACGAGGAACTGCTCGGCTGGGGCCCGGCGATCGAAGCGACGCTGCGGTAG
- a CDS encoding DUF397 domain-containing protein, whose protein sequence is MSAHPRAVRVRDSKPTDGPVLTVAPDAWAAFLAERRPRHRTYS, encoded by the coding sequence GTGTCCGCCCACCCCCGCGCCGTCCGCGTCCGCGATTCCAAGCCCACCGACGGCCCGGTCCTGACCGTCGCGCCCGATGCCTGGGCCGCCTTCCTCGCCGAGCGCCGACCGCGCCACCGCACGTACAGCTGA
- the ureA gene encoding urease subunit gamma, with protein MRLTPTERDRLLLFGAAELARARRARGLLLNVPEATALIADTVCEAARDGRRLAEAIEAARAVLGPGDVLPGVADVVTEVHVEAVFDDGSRLAVVADPIGGGSLGEDAPGAVLSGPGYPDPVPEVTLTVRNTASVPVSVTSHFHFFEANPRLDFDRAAGYGRRLCVPAGSSVRFGPGESAEVPLTAIGGDRIAIGFAGLVDGPLDAPGAKEEALRRAAACGYLGAGR; from the coding sequence GTGAGACTGACCCCGACGGAACGCGACCGGCTGCTGCTCTTCGGCGCCGCGGAGCTGGCGCGGGCGCGCCGGGCGCGCGGACTGCTGCTCAATGTCCCCGAGGCGACCGCACTGATCGCCGACACCGTCTGCGAGGCGGCCCGGGACGGCCGGCGGCTCGCCGAGGCGATCGAGGCGGCCCGTGCGGTGCTCGGCCCCGGTGATGTGCTGCCCGGTGTCGCCGATGTCGTCACCGAGGTGCACGTCGAGGCCGTCTTCGACGACGGCTCGCGGCTCGCCGTGGTCGCCGACCCCATCGGCGGCGGCTCGCTGGGCGAGGACGCCCCCGGCGCGGTGCTGTCCGGGCCCGGCTACCCGGACCCCGTCCCCGAGGTGACGCTGACCGTACGGAACACCGCGTCCGTGCCGGTCAGCGTCACCTCGCACTTCCACTTCTTCGAGGCCAACCCCCGGCTGGACTTCGACCGGGCCGCCGGATACGGCAGGCGGCTGTGCGTGCCCGCGGGGTCGTCCGTGCGGTTCGGACCGGGGGAGAGCGCCGAGGTGCCACTGACCGCGATCGGCGGCGACCGGATCGCGATCGGTTTCGCCGGGCTGGTCGACGGACCGCTGGACGCGCCCGGCGCGAAGGAAGAGGCCCTGCGGCGCGCGGCGGCCTGCGGATACCTGGGAGCCGGACGATGA
- a CDS encoding agmatine deiminase family protein, producing MFRMPPEWAPHERTWMAWPGPNPTFDGAVDLAQARRAWADVARAVRRFEPVTMVVGPGQSEGARALLGPDIALAERELDDAWMRDIGPTFVTDGRQLAAVDWTFNGWGAQSWARWEHDAKIAAEVSGLAGAQTHTSALVNEGGAIHVDGEGTVLLTETVQLGPERNPGWTREQVEAEIHARLGTTKAIWLPRGLSGDYGEFGTRGHVDIVAAFVRPGVVVAHTQPDPAHPDHALCRDIVARLRSETDAKGRPLEVVEVQAPTVLEADGEWVDYSYINHYLCNGGVVLCSFDDPRDEAAAGIFRALFPDRTVVQADARTIFAGGGGIHCITQQQPAVG from the coding sequence ATGTTCCGTATGCCCCCCGAATGGGCCCCGCACGAGCGCACCTGGATGGCCTGGCCCGGACCCAACCCCACCTTCGACGGTGCGGTGGACCTGGCGCAGGCGCGCCGGGCCTGGGCCGACGTGGCCCGTGCGGTGCGCCGCTTCGAACCGGTGACGATGGTCGTCGGCCCCGGCCAGTCGGAGGGGGCCCGCGCGCTGCTCGGCCCGGACATCGCGCTGGCCGAGCGCGAGCTGGACGACGCCTGGATGCGGGACATCGGCCCGACCTTCGTCACCGACGGGCGGCAGCTGGCTGCCGTCGACTGGACGTTCAACGGCTGGGGTGCGCAGAGCTGGGCCCGCTGGGAGCACGACGCGAAGATCGCCGCCGAGGTCTCCGGGCTGGCCGGGGCGCAGACGCACACCTCGGCGCTGGTCAACGAGGGCGGCGCGATCCACGTCGACGGGGAGGGCACGGTCCTGCTCACCGAGACCGTCCAGCTCGGCCCGGAACGCAACCCCGGCTGGACGCGCGAGCAGGTCGAGGCGGAGATCCATGCCCGGCTCGGCACCACGAAGGCGATCTGGCTGCCGCGTGGACTGAGCGGCGACTACGGGGAGTTCGGCACCCGGGGCCATGTCGACATCGTCGCCGCGTTCGTCCGGCCCGGCGTGGTCGTCGCGCACACCCAGCCCGACCCCGCCCACCCCGACCACGCGCTCTGCCGGGACATCGTGGCCCGGCTCCGCTCGGAGACGGACGCCAAGGGGCGCCCGCTGGAAGTGGTGGAGGTACAGGCGCCGACGGTCCTGGAGGCCGACGGCGAGTGGGTCGACTACTCGTACATCAACCACTACCTCTGCAACGGCGGGGTGGTGCTCTGCTCGTTCGACGACCCCAGGGACGAGGCCGCTGCCGGGATCTTCCGCGCGCTGTTCCCGGACCGGACCGTGGTGCAGGCCGACGCCAGGACGATCTTCGCGGGCGGCGGCGGCATCCACTGCATCACCCAGCAGCAGCCCGCCGTCGGCTGA
- a CDS encoding urease subunit alpha, producing the protein MSEYAAVHGPRAGDRVRLGDSGLTVRVESDAQRPGDEFLAGFGKTARDGLHLKAAAVRDTCDVVISNVLVIDAVQGIRKVSIGIREGRIAAIGRAGNPDTLDGVDVVVGTGTSIVSGEGLIATAGAVDAHVHLLSPRIMEASLASGVTTIIGQEFGPVWGVGVNSPWALRHAFNAFDAWPVNIGFLARGSSSDSAPLVEALAEGGASGFKVHEDMGAHTRALDTALRVAEEHDVQVALHSDGLNECLSVEDTLSVLEGRTIHAFHIEGCGGGHVPNVLKMAGVPNVIGSSTNPTLPFGRDAVAEHYGMIVSVHDLKTDLPGDAAMARDRIRAGTMGAEDVLHDLGAIGITSSDAQGMGRAGETVRRTFAMAGKMKAERGAEGDDDNARVLRYMAKLTINPAIAHGLAHEIGSIETGKLADIVLWRPDSFGAKPQLVLKSGFPAYGVTGDPNAATDTCQPLILGPQFGSYGATAADLSVAFVAQAALDQGNDHMPTRRRRVAVRGTRGIGPADLRLNSRTGQVDVDQRTGLVTLDGDPLESRPAESVSLNRLYFL; encoded by the coding sequence ATGAGTGAGTACGCGGCAGTGCACGGGCCCCGGGCCGGTGACCGGGTGCGCCTCGGCGACTCCGGCCTGACCGTCCGGGTCGAGTCCGACGCCCAGCGGCCGGGCGACGAATTCCTCGCCGGGTTCGGCAAGACCGCCCGCGACGGACTGCACCTCAAGGCCGCCGCCGTACGCGACACCTGCGACGTCGTGATCAGCAACGTGCTGGTGATCGACGCGGTGCAGGGCATCCGCAAGGTCTCCATCGGCATCCGGGAGGGCCGGATCGCGGCGATCGGGCGGGCCGGGAACCCCGACACCCTCGACGGGGTCGACGTCGTGGTCGGCACCGGCACCTCGATCGTCTCGGGCGAGGGGCTGATCGCCACCGCCGGAGCCGTCGACGCGCACGTCCATCTCCTCTCGCCGCGCATCATGGAGGCCTCGCTGGCCTCCGGGGTGACGACGATCATCGGCCAGGAGTTCGGCCCGGTCTGGGGCGTCGGTGTCAACTCGCCCTGGGCGCTGCGCCACGCCTTCAACGCCTTCGACGCCTGGCCGGTCAACATCGGCTTCCTGGCCCGCGGTTCGTCCTCCGACTCCGCGCCCCTGGTGGAGGCGCTCGCCGAGGGCGGCGCGTCAGGCTTCAAGGTGCACGAGGACATGGGGGCGCACACCCGCGCCCTGGACACCGCGCTGCGGGTCGCCGAGGAACACGACGTCCAGGTCGCCCTGCACAGCGACGGACTGAACGAATGCCTGTCGGTCGAGGACACCCTGAGCGTGCTCGAAGGCCGGACGATCCACGCCTTCCACATCGAGGGCTGCGGCGGCGGTCATGTGCCGAACGTGCTGAAGATGGCCGGCGTCCCCAACGTCATCGGCTCGTCCACCAACCCGACGCTGCCCTTCGGCCGGGACGCGGTCGCCGAGCACTACGGGATGATCGTCTCCGTACACGACCTCAAGACCGATCTGCCCGGCGACGCCGCCATGGCCCGCGACCGCATCCGCGCCGGGACGATGGGCGCCGAGGACGTCCTGCACGACCTGGGCGCCATCGGGATCACCTCGTCGGACGCGCAGGGCATGGGACGGGCGGGCGAGACCGTGCGGCGGACCTTCGCCATGGCCGGGAAGATGAAGGCGGAGCGCGGCGCGGAGGGCGACGACGACAACGCGCGCGTGCTGCGGTACATGGCGAAGCTGACCATCAACCCCGCCATCGCGCACGGCCTCGCCCACGAGATCGGCTCGATCGAGACCGGCAAGCTCGCCGACATCGTGCTCTGGCGGCCCGACTCCTTCGGCGCGAAGCCGCAGCTCGTCCTCAAGTCGGGTTTCCCGGCGTACGGGGTGACGGGCGACCCGAACGCGGCGACCGACACCTGCCAGCCCCTGATCCTGGGCCCGCAGTTCGGCTCGTACGGCGCCACGGCGGCGGATCTCTCCGTGGCCTTCGTGGCGCAGGCGGCCCTCGACCAGGGCAACGACCACATGCCGACCCGCAGGCGCCGGGTCGCCGTGCGCGGCACCCGCGGTATCGGCCCCGCGGATCTGCGGCTCAACAGCCGTACCGGACAGGTGGACGTCGACCAGCGCACCGGGCTCGTCACGCTCGACGGCGACCCGCTGGAGTCGCGGCCCGCCGAGTCCGTCTCCCTCAACCGCCTCTACTTCCTGTAG
- a CDS encoding cytosine permease yields MPIEQRGVDTIPDVERTSGPRDLISILLGSNLCLGVIIFGWLPVSFGLGLWPAVTSVVAGTVVGTLLTAPLALVSLRTGTNLSTSSGAQFGVRGRLIGSVVGLLLSLGYTALTLWVGGDVMIGALNRLTGLPDNGWIHALVYALIAALTVVGAVFGYRLLLRLSKALAVGMTALLVLGLLAYAPDFTTAAAPHTAYLLGSFWPTWFLSAVAAGLSGPIAFITLLGDYTRYVSPRRHSSRAVLGATCLGLILGLLVPQLFGTYTALAARSAADFAGPLVAASPGWYLVPLLLAASAGSVGNAGLMLYSMGLDLDAILPRATRARATLVVAAVSTVFVFVGHFAWDAQSAMTSFVLLLTAVGTPWAVITVIGYVRCGGRYDPDALQVFNRRSRGGIYWYNAGWNLRAAVAWAIGAAVGLTAVSTPFYEGPLLHLTGGVDCSFLFSGAVGGLVYAALTARTPDAAAHPDSLADESDPSEISTGALAEL; encoded by the coding sequence GTGCCGATCGAACAGCGCGGAGTCGACACCATCCCGGACGTGGAACGCACCAGCGGGCCACGCGACCTCATCAGCATCCTGCTGGGGTCCAACCTCTGCCTGGGCGTGATCATCTTCGGCTGGCTGCCGGTCTCCTTCGGTCTCGGCCTCTGGCCGGCGGTCACCTCCGTCGTCGCCGGGACCGTCGTCGGCACGCTGCTCACGGCGCCGCTCGCCCTGGTCTCGCTGCGGACCGGCACCAACCTCTCCACGTCGAGCGGCGCCCAGTTCGGCGTACGCGGCAGGCTCATCGGTTCGGTCGTCGGCCTGCTGCTCTCGCTCGGTTACACCGCACTGACCCTGTGGGTCGGCGGTGACGTGATGATCGGGGCACTGAACCGGCTGACCGGCCTGCCGGACAACGGCTGGATCCACGCCCTCGTCTACGCGCTGATCGCCGCCCTCACCGTCGTCGGAGCGGTGTTCGGATACCGGCTGCTGCTGCGGCTCAGCAAGGCCCTCGCCGTCGGCATGACGGCCCTGCTGGTGCTCGGACTCCTCGCGTACGCCCCCGACTTCACCACCGCCGCTGCGCCGCACACCGCGTATCTGCTCGGCTCCTTCTGGCCCACCTGGTTCCTCTCGGCCGTCGCCGCCGGGCTCAGCGGGCCCATCGCCTTCATCACCCTGCTCGGGGACTACACCCGCTACGTCTCGCCCCGGCGCCACAGCTCCCGCGCGGTCCTGGGCGCCACCTGTCTCGGCCTCATACTCGGACTGCTGGTCCCCCAGCTCTTCGGCACGTACACCGCGCTCGCCGCCCGCTCCGCCGCCGACTTCGCGGGACCGCTCGTCGCCGCCTCGCCCGGCTGGTACCTGGTCCCGCTGCTGCTCGCCGCCTCCGCGGGTTCGGTGGGCAACGCGGGGCTGATGCTCTACTCGATGGGCCTGGACCTGGACGCCATCCTGCCGCGCGCCACCCGCGCGCGGGCGACCCTGGTGGTGGCCGCCGTCTCCACCGTCTTCGTCTTCGTCGGCCACTTCGCCTGGGACGCGCAGTCGGCGATGACCTCGTTCGTCCTGCTGCTCACCGCGGTCGGCACGCCCTGGGCCGTCATCACCGTCATCGGGTACGTCCGCTGCGGCGGCCGGTACGACCCGGACGCCCTCCAGGTCTTCAACCGCCGGTCCAGGGGCGGGATCTACTGGTACAACGCGGGCTGGAACCTCCGGGCGGCGGTGGCGTGGGCCATCGGCGCGGCCGTCGGTCTGACCGCGGTCTCCACCCCCTTCTACGAGGGCCCGCTGCTGCACCTCACCGGCGGGGTGGACTGCAGCTTCCTGTTCTCCGGTGCGGTCGGCGGGCTGGTCTACGCGGCCCTGACCGCGCGCACGCCCGACGCCGCTGCCCACCCGGACAGCCTGGCGGATGAGTCGGACCCGTCCGAGATCTCCACCGGGGCGCTCGCGGAGTTGTAG
- a CDS encoding MFS transporter: MGREQWKKIWVGSAGNMVEWFDWFVYATFAVYFADAFFPEGNETANLMNTMGIFAVGFFMRPVGGWLLGRIGDRRGRKAALTLTVTLMSASAILIAVAPTYEVAGYGGVAVLLVARLLQGLSVGGEYAASATYLTEASTADRRGFASSFQYVSMTAGQLVGLGLQIVLQRTMSGDALHSWGWRIPFIVGAVGAGIVFYLRRSMLETEVYEESGAAADESRGTLKALWEHRREAALVMALTMGGTVAYYTYTTYLTKFLSSSAGMARSTASLVSFCALFVFMCLQPLAGLLADRIGRRPLLITFAVGSTFLTVPIMTMLKHAGTFWPAFGLALLALVIVTGYTSINACVKAELFPTGIRALGVALPYAVANALFGGTAEYVALWFKKAGIESGFYWYVAGCAAVSLVVYLTMRETRDIDLHGNPARPGTESRARPATENQARPAIEDTGGPGARPRFTDLPPTIPPAS, translated from the coding sequence ATGGGACGAGAGCAGTGGAAGAAGATCTGGGTCGGCTCGGCCGGCAACATGGTCGAGTGGTTCGACTGGTTCGTGTACGCCACCTTCGCGGTGTACTTCGCCGACGCGTTCTTCCCCGAGGGGAACGAGACCGCGAACCTCATGAACACCATGGGGATCTTCGCCGTGGGGTTCTTCATGCGGCCGGTCGGCGGCTGGCTGCTCGGCCGGATCGGTGACCGCAGAGGCCGCAAGGCCGCCCTGACCCTCACCGTCACCCTGATGTCGGCCTCCGCGATCCTGATCGCGGTGGCGCCCACGTACGAGGTCGCCGGGTACGGCGGCGTCGCCGTCCTGCTGGTCGCCCGGCTGCTCCAGGGGCTGTCGGTCGGCGGTGAGTACGCGGCCAGCGCCACCTACCTCACCGAGGCGTCCACCGCCGACAGGCGCGGGTTCGCCTCCAGCTTCCAGTACGTGTCCATGACCGCGGGCCAACTGGTGGGCCTGGGGCTCCAGATCGTGCTCCAGCGCACCATGTCCGGGGACGCGCTGCACAGCTGGGGCTGGCGCATCCCGTTCATCGTCGGGGCCGTCGGCGCGGGCATCGTCTTCTACCTGCGGCGCTCCATGCTGGAGACCGAGGTGTACGAGGAGTCCGGCGCGGCGGCGGACGAGAGCCGCGGCACGCTCAAGGCGCTGTGGGAGCACCGGCGTGAGGCGGCGCTGGTGATGGCGCTGACGATGGGCGGCACGGTGGCGTACTACACGTACACCACGTACCTCACCAAGTTCCTCTCCTCCAGCGCGGGCATGGCCAGGTCGACCGCCTCGCTGGTCAGTTTCTGCGCGCTGTTCGTCTTCATGTGTCTCCAGCCACTGGCGGGCCTCCTCGCCGACCGGATCGGCCGCCGCCCGCTGCTGATCACGTTCGCGGTCGGGTCGACGTTCCTGACCGTGCCGATCATGACGATGCTCAAGCACGCGGGAACGTTCTGGCCCGCCTTCGGCCTGGCGCTGCTCGCGCTGGTCATCGTCACCGGGTACACCTCGATCAACGCCTGCGTGAAGGCGGAACTCTTCCCGACGGGCATCCGGGCGCTGGGGGTGGCGCTGCCCTACGCGGTGGCCAACGCGCTGTTCGGCGGGACCGCGGAGTACGTGGCGCTGTGGTTCAAGAAGGCGGGCATCGAGTCGGGGTTCTACTGGTACGTGGCCGGGTGCGCGGCGGTGTCCCTGGTGGTCTATCTCACGATGCGGGAGACGCGGGACATCGACCTGCACGGAAATCCGGCCCGTCCGGGGACGGAAAGCCGAGCCCGTCCGGCGACCGAAAATCAAGCCCGTCCGGCGATTGAGGACACAGGGGGTCCAGGGGCTCGCCCCCGGTTCACCGACCTGCCGCCGACCATCCCGCCCGCATCGTGA